The genomic interval GTCTTGACGGTTACAGCCTTCTTCGATGACCAAGGTTTTGACATGGCAATTGCGGCTTATCTCGTGTTTTTGTACTTTGTCGGAGATGAGGAAGTGAATGGTCCCCGAACGAAAGAAGAGTGGCTGAACGCAATCCAGGAGATGCGGCAGGTTTTGGGGATCGAGGAAAATCATCCGCTGGCCAAATATGTGTTGGAACTTTTTGTCGATGTGGATACGATAACTTCATTCACTCATGAGTAGGACATGGTAAAATATAGGTAAATGTTGAGCGGAACAAAGAGCCTGCCATGAATGAGAGAAATCATGAGCAAAGACCAACGAAAAATAAATAGAAAATGCAGATTCGATTAACACGATGAGGCGGGATGATTTTCCATGTTCTACAATGATCCAATTGATCTCAGTACTGACGTATGGATTGAATTGTTGAAAGATAAAGAGGTAACAAAGGAATCGGATTTTAAGGTTCTCAAAATGATCTATGAAAGCGAACATCACGAAATGAGAGCTGCTGAAATCGCGGCCAGGTTACAATTGCCTCATCACAGTGTGATCAATAGCCAAATGGTCCGTTTTAGCAAACGAGTTGTTGCGAAGACAGGCATCCAACCCCCGTTAAGACGGAATGGGACAGTAAGGTGGTGGCATGTTCCTTTTTTGGGATATGAAAAAAGGGGGAAGTTTCCCTGGATCATGCGTCCTGAACTGGTGATGGCATTTGATGCCATTTTGGAGTCAAATCCTGATACTGAGCTTGTTTTTATGGGGGAAATCAGCACCGAAGAAAAGCCGGTTTATTCTGAAGGGGCTGTTTATCCTGTGTATGTTGACCGATACGAAAGAAGTAGAAAAGCCAGAAACGCCTGCATTCAACACTACGGCAGCCAATGTGTTATATGTGGGTTTGATTTTGAGAAGGTTTATGGGCCGATCGGCAAAAACAAGATTCATGTACATCACCTGACTCCTTTGTCCGAGATACAAGGTGAATATGAAGTGGACCCGATCCGTGATTTGCGTCCTGTTTGCCCAAATTGTCACCTCATCATCCACAGCAAAAAAGTGCCGTTCACGGTTGAAGAGGTAAAAAACATGCTTCGTAAAGCTTGTAAAATGGATTGATTTTATAAAACAACCACTGAATCCACTTGCTGCGAGTAGAAAATTTTGAAAGGGGTTTGTAGGAGAATCACAATGGAGGACGTGAACCAAACGAAAGCGATCCGGGATAAGTTGACGAGGCTCTTCCGTTTTCTCCAAGAGATGCACCAATTGCGCAATCCCGTGACCAAACAGGTTCAAAACCATTTCTGGCACCTGTGGTTTCACGACTTGCCTGATCATCCGGTTATCCAACTCGGGAATCCTGCAAATCATGATGGCCATGAACCATTCATTCTGAAAGTGGGAAAACCGGATTTAACCCCTTGTCCGGAACCGCCGCAAGAAATCCAGCCTTGGTTGCAAAATGGATGGCAAAATCCCGAGAAAACGGTGCAGGTGTTTGAATCAAAAACCCGGATGGATGAGGATGGCAGTGAAGTTAAAGAAAACTTCCAAGATGACGAAAGTCGTGTGGCCCTCTTTGAGGAATGGCTGAAACGAAGGAATGCTTGGGCCCAAAAGGAAAAGCCTGCCCGTGCGGCGATGCAGATTTATGAAACATTATACGGAATATACGCCCACATTGAAAGAGAAAATGAAACGGTAGAGCTGGTTCTTGGAGAGGGGATCCTGAAATGGAAGGAAATATTCCATCCTATCCTGTTGCTTAGGGTGGAACTGCAGTTTCATCCTGAGGTACCAGAATTTATCCTTGTTGAAACGGACCGCCCTGCTGAATTGTATACGGCTCTCCTTCGGTCCATGGGTGGCGTGGAACAGTCCGCCATTTCTCGTTGTTTGCGGGATCTTGAACAAGGATTGTACCACCCGTTGGGCGATGTGGAGACGGAAGAATTTTTAAAGCGCGTGGTTTCTCAACTTTCTCCGCATGGTGAATTCGTCAAAAAAGAAAACGGAACAAGAAATGCGGAATTCCTGCAGTTGTTCCGTGATCCGGTCCTTTTCTTGCGCAAGCGAACGCACGGATATGCGGGAACCATTGATCGCATCTTGCAGGATCTGCAACAACGTGACGATTTGCCAGGAGCGGTTACTCGCGTTGCGGGAATACACCCCAAACAAGACGAGACGCAACCTCCTTCATCGTCGCTGCGGGATCTGGATATCAACGGTGAGGATGAGCGGATTTTGTTGAGTAAAGAGGCCAATGCGGAACAGCTCAAGATGGCGCTGTTGCTTGAAAGATATGGTTCCGTCTTGGTCCAAGGTCCTCCTGGTACAGGGAAAACCCATACGATTGCCAATCTTATTGGCCATTTGTTGGCGCAAGGGAAGAAGGTGTTGGTCACCAGCCACACGGCGAAAGCGTTGACGGTGTTAAGGGAAAAAGTGGCCAAACCGTTACAGAATTTGTGTGTCAGTGTGCTGGACAGTGACAACAAAGAACAACTGGAACAATCGATTGACACAATCAATGAACGCCTTTCCGTGCTCGACATACCGCATGAAGAACAGGCGATTCAAAAGCTCGAGGAAGAACGGAAGCGGTTGTTAAAACAGTTGCGGGAAAAACGTGAGCAATTAAAATTGGCGCGCATGGATGAATATCGCTCCGTGGTGGTTGCCGGGAAGGAATGTCATCCCTCCGAGGCTGCCGAATTTGTCCGCCAGCATCAAGAAGAGCATGGCTGGATTCCCGGTCCGGTCGAAGCGGGAGCCCCTTTGCCCTTGAGCGGGGAGGAGCTTGCAGAACTATACCAAACCAATCGCGTGCTTTCGCCGGATGAAGAAAAAGAACTGGACCTTTCATTGCCACGGCCGGATGAATTGGTGCATCCGAATGATTTTCGCGTGCTGGTGGAAGAACTGGAAGCATTGTCTCAAACCGATTTGGCCTATCGTTCCGATTTGTGGGAGCCGACAGGGGAGCGGAGCATTGAGGAATTGCGTCGCTTCAATGGCGAGCTAAGCCAGGCCATTGCCGTTTTGGAAGAAGAGAACCATTGGAAGTTTGCCGTGATCACAGCGGGCCAGAGCGGTGAAGAACACGGGACGATTTGGCAAGATCTCATAGCGCTCATTGAATCCACGTACGAAAAAATGTTGTCGACACAGAAGGAATTATTGGAATACGATCCCCGTGTGTCCGCGGATATCGATCTTAGAAAAGCCAAAACGATTTTGTCTGACATCTTGGATTACATCAATTCGGGAAAAAAGCTATCCAGTTTTTCGTTGTTTTTTAAAAGAGAGTGAAAACAGTTTTTGCGTGTGGCCAAGGTCAATGGGACGGTTCCCGAACAGAAAGAGCACTTTGAGGCGTTGCGTTCGTATGTCGAATTGATCGAATTAAGGGAGAGGTTGCGCAATCGATGGGAACGGCAAGTGACATCGCTTGGCGGGCCGAGTTTTGCTGAATTTGGCGACGAACCGGAGAAAAAAGCGCGTCACCTGATGGAGGAAATTCGGAAATGGTTGGATTGGTATCCCGGTACGTGACTGACCTTGGAAAACCGCTTGAAAAAACTAGGGTTTCAATGGGAGAAGTATTTTGCAGAACAGCCATCTGTCGTCCATGAGTTTGGGGATTTGCTTCGTTTGCGAAACGCGGTTTCAAAAAGTCTGCCAACGATCATTGAAGCAGAGATTCATCGATTGATGTATGAGCAAAAAACGAGAGAATATCAAAATCATTTGCAAACGATCCAATCCTATCTCCAAGAAGATAACCCCTCCGATTTATTGTTACAGCTTTTAGAAAGCATCAAAAAGAAGGCGTGTGACGAATATGAAGCGGTATACTCCCGGTACATTGACCTGATTCGCAAATCGGAGATTTTCCGCAAGCGAAAGGCGTTGCTTGCCAAATTGGCTGCCGCAGCTCCGGGATGGGCGAAAACGATCGAGTTGAGAGATGGCGCGCACGGCGGCCATGTTTTGCCGGGCGATCCGGAGCAGGCTTGGTTGTTCCGTCAATTTGTGGAAGAGCTGGATCGGAGGCATTCCCGGTCGATCGAGGTGCGATCAACAGGCCATACGGATTGAGTCTTTGCTGAGGAAATACTTGCCGCCAGTGGAATATAACAAGCGAAAAATTCGCTGTGGCAACCCATCGCAATTCCAAGGCGATGAACGGGACGTTATCTTCTTGTCGATGGTTCATGGTCCAAGCGGATATGGACCACTGCGCAGACTGGCCGATCCGGGAGAGCAGATGAAAAAGCGCTTCAACGTGGCCGCAAGCCGTGCGAGAAACCAGTTGTGGTTGATTCATTCCTTGGACCCGAATAACGACCTAAAAGATGGTGATTTAAGGAAACGGTTAATTCTCCATGTCCGAAATCCTTTTGCGTTGGAACAAAAGATGGAGCGCTTGGAAAAACATGCGGAATCTCCCTTTGAACAGTCGGTGCTGAAGCACTTGCTGCAAGCGGGTTATCGGGTGAAACCTCAATATCAAGTGGGGGCTTACCGGATCGACATGGTGGTGGAAGGGGGCGGAAAACGCCTGGCGGTGGAGTGTGACGGCGATCGCTGGCACACACTGGATAACCTGGACGAGGACATGGCTCGGCAGGCCGTGTTGGAGCGATTGGGATGGACATTTGTTCGTATTCGTGGCAGTGCGTTTTATCGCGATCCGGAACAAGCCATGAGAACGGTGTATGACAAGCTTGAAAACATGGGGATTCCTCCCGAAGGAATGCTCGAAGAAAAAACCGACATGGAGAGTGGGGAACAGGATACCGAACTCGTCAACCGCATTCAACGCCGGGCAGCTGCGTTGCGGCGGGAATGGTTGGAAAGTGATCGCTCCGAAGGCGCTTTTGAAGAAGAACAAATGGAAGAACAATTGAGCTTGAAAATATAGGCGCGGATGCTGCGCCTTCTTTTTATTTTTAAATCCTCACGTCCTGAACAAACGCCTGTTTGCTAGCAACTTAGACTGAAAAAAAGCCTTGACATTTTTTATAAAATCATACAATCTAAAAAACGAAATATATGATAAAATAAATATAATTTTTGTAAAATAATAATTTATATCAATTATATTGATAAAACTGCCAAGCTGGCCGATGGATGCGGCGAATCTCTTTCTCCTCTCCAAATCCTATGCATGCTGGTCCATAGGCGAGAGACGTTCATGAAAAATCGTGAAGCATCCTTTCATGAAAGGAGGTCCTTAAGGTGGCTGATCTCGCGGTTTCCATTGAGAAGTTTGAATACTTCAAAGATATTGAGCGTTCTTTGGAGACAAAATGGGAGCGCTTTCTTTCGGACGGAACCTTTCCAGATTCGCTTCGTCCGGTGATTGCAAAATCATGGGAGAGATGCTTGACCAATCACATCGATCCCTTGAAACGCAGGGCTGACATTGTCTGTATGGATGAGAATTTGAAGGCGAGGAGGGAAATCAATCAAGTTCTTTTAGAAGCTGCGCTTCCATGGATGAATGAGATGTATCAATGCTACTCAAACCAGACGATTAGCGTCGTGGTTTGTGATTCGCACGGTGTCATTTTAGACGGGAGAGCCACAACAGGAACTTGGGCTAAGCTGGAAAGAAACAATTTTGTACCGGGTGCTGATTGGAGTGAAAAAAGGGCGGGCACGAATGCCATCGGGACAGCGTTGACAGAGCAGAAGCCGGTGCAGGTATTTTCGGCGGAACATTTTTGTCAGGGGTGGCACCCTTGGGTTTGTTCGGCGGCGCCTGTCAAGGACCCTGTGACCAGAACGTTGCTTGGCGTACTGGATGTGACCGGCAAAAAAAGTTTGGTTCAGGCGCACGATCTTCATATGGTGATCATGCAGGCAAAAAAGATTGAGCAAACCATCTATGAAAAACTGATCCAACAAAATTTTGAACTCATCAAACTGTTGTTTGATATCATTCAGGATCCTGTCGTCATTTTCAATTCGCAAGGGACGATTGTCAAATGTAACTTGCCGGCATCTTATCTTTTACGGGTCCAATCCGGCAGAACGTTGGAACATGTGATTCATGTTCCGCAACTTCCGGAACTGCTGAAAGATCTCAAGGACAAACCGGTTTACGGATATTATCGGTCCGCCGACGGTTGTGAATGGAGAATCGAAGTGAGGCCTTACCGATACGCCGGCCGGCTGCTGGGTGGTTTAGCCTTGTTTAAAAAGGTGCCGTCTTCGGTTCCGGCAAGAAAATCCCAAAAAAGAGCGGCCAGCACTCGGTACGCATTTGCCGATTTCATCACAGCCGACTCGTCGTTAGGAAGCATATTGGAATTTGCCGAACGAATCGCTGCCAGTGACGCGACAGTGCTCATAACCGGCGAAACCGGGACTGGAAAGGAGATGCTGGCCCAATCGATTCACGCCTGCAGTCACCGGAGTGATGGTCCGTTTATCGGCGTCAATTGCGGTGCGATTCCGAAGGAACTCATGGCCAGCGAGCTATTCGGCTACGAAGGCGGGGCTTTTACGGGGGCAAAGCCAGGCGGGAAGAAAGGATGGGTTACGTTAGCGGAAGGTGGAACGCTATTTCTGGATGAAATAGGAGATCTTCCGTTGGAAGCACAGGTTTTCCTGCTGCGAATGTTGGAGGAGCGTGAAGTTTACCCCGTTGGGTCGACTCGGCCTGTATCGGTCAATGTGCGAATCATTGCGGCGACGCACAGGGACCTGCGCCATGAGGTTCGGCGGGGGCGGTTCCGCGAAGATTTATATTATCGCCTGCAGGTTGTTCATCTCGGCTTGCCTCCCTTGCGTGAACGCAAACAGGACATCCCTCTTTTGGTTGAACATTTTTTGCGGACCAGTCCGCATGGAGGGCCAGGTGCGATGGTTGATCCAGAGGCGCTTGAAATGATGATGAACTACACGTGGCCGGGAAATGTCAGACAACTAAGAAATTGTGTGGAACAGGCGCTGCTCTCATCATTAGATGGGAAAATCAAGGTTGAAAACTTGCCCGATGAGATTCGTGCGTTTCATCCTGTGTCGCGGAAAGCTCGCCCACGGGCTCGGGAAACCCATGGGCTCAGTCGCGGATACTATATTTGCCGTCAAACCAGAGGCAAAGTCGATAAAGACGCGTTGATACGTGCTTTGGAAGAAGCAGGCGGAAATGTTTCGAAGGCATCGAGAACCCTGCGGGTTTCAAGAATGACGATCTACAGGAAATTGAAAGAGTTTGGCATAACGCTTGGACATGATAACACGTAACATCCCTCACCCCTTGATTCGCTGTCACACATGCATCTCCATGTAAAAAGTCGTAAACAGCGTCACATTTGTAACAACAGGATAGACACGTTCTTTTTTATTTATCGATATATCCCTGATTTGTGGGCTTTTCAATGAATGTGTCTGAACCTTATAAACGAATGGAAGATTGGCATGTATCTTGCAAATATGTAGCGTGCGGGGGTTGCTCCGTCACTTATCACAAGAGGGGTGAAGCGATGAATGAAGAGGCATGCGAAAATCCTGGCCATCGACGCCGGGGGTACCATGACGGACACGTTTATCATCGATGACAAAGGGGAGTTTGTTGTCGGGAAAGCCCAAACAACACCTGAAGACGAGTCGGTCGGCTTTGCGAATTCTGCGCGGGATGGACTGAAGTACTGGGGCATGATGCCGGAGGAAGCATTCCCAAGCATTGTCTCTGGGATATATTCCGGTACTGCCATGCTGAACCGGCTTCTGGAGAGAAAAGGACGCCGTATCGGGTTAATTGTGACAAAAGGTCAAGAGGACTATCTGAGATTGGAACGAGGTCTGCAAACCTACTTAGGGTATTCCTACTCCGATCGCCTTCACCTGGTCACGCATCATCATAACCCTCCCTTAGTTCCTCGCCAGCGGATTCGGGGCGTGACAGAGCGGATCGATCTCTTTGGCGATGTCATCATTCCGCTGTATGAACAGGATGTCTACACAGCGGTCGCGGAATTGCTTGATCAACAGATCGAAGGCTTGTGTGTGAACCTCTTGTATTCCTATCGCAACCCGGCCCATGAACAACGGGTCCGCGACATTGCTCTCGAAGTCATGAAACGCCGAAACATGGAGGTGCCGATTTTTCTTGCTTCGGAGCTCTATCCGGTGAGGAGGGACTTCCCCCGGCTCAATACATTGTTGGTTGAGGCGTATGCGGCCGAACCTTCGAGAGGCCAATTACAGAAAGTGAATGAAAAAGCGAAAGAACTCGGGGCCAAATTTGAAATTCGGGTCATGGCGAGCCACGGCGGAACGATTGGCATTGACTCCAAGGAACTGGCTCCGACACTGGTTTCTGGACCGATCGGAGGGGTCATTGGGGGCAAGTATCTGGCGGAGAAACTGGGGTTCAAGAATGTGGTGTGCACAGACATTGGCGGGACGAGCTTTGATCTGGCGTTGATTACCAACGGCGAATATCATATCAAGAATACCCCTGACATTGCGCGGTTTATCCTCAGCCTTCCCCTGGTCCAAATTGACTCGGTCGGCGCGGGCACTGGGACGTACGTGCGGGTGAATCCCACGTCAAATCGCATTGAACTTGGACCCGACAGCGCCGGCTATCGCATCGGTGTCAGTTACGAAGACGGAGGCGTTGACAGGCCGACGATATCGGATTGCAACTTGGTCTTGGGTCTTCTGAACCCCGACTATTTTCTCGGCGGTGACGTCAAGCTCAACAAGCAGCGGGCCATCGAAGTGATTGAGCAACAGATCGCGCGGCCGCTGGGACTGGATGTCTATGAAGCGGCGTCGGGAGTCGTACGCCTGTTTGAGGATTCACTGAGAAACCAAGTTGTGGCGATGGTTCTTGGGAAAGGTTATGCGCCGGTAAACTATGCTCTTTTATCCTATGGAGGGGGAGGTCCGCTTCATGTGGGTGGATACACGGAAGGGCTGGATTTTGAAGATGTCCTGATTCCTGCTTGGGCGGCCGGCTTCTCAGCATTTGGCTGTGCGTGCGCAGATTTTGAGTACCGGTATGACAGAACGGTCGATCTGGCGATCGAAGGCATTGCCGCTGGCCGTGATCCAATGGACATCGCCGCTGAGTTGAACCAGGTCTGGAAAGAACTTGAACATCGCGTCGTTTCGCAGTTTGAAAAAAGCGGGATCTCCAGCGATCAGATTGTCTTTCGGCATGGCGTGCGCATGCAGTACCAAGGGCAATTAAATGATCTTGAATTTTACACAAAGAAGGGTGAAATCAAGTCTCCGCAGGATTTGTCCGACATTGTGGCTGACTTCGAAAATCTCTATGGGAAAATTTACGCCCGGTCGGCAAAGTCGCCTGAACTGGGATACTTGATCACGACAGCGATTGTCACAGGCATCGTGCCCGTAGAAAAACCGCGGCTTCCCGAAGAATCGCTTTCTTCCCCGGAACCGGACGAAAGTGCCGTGAAAGGGACGAGACAGGTGTACTGGCACGGTGAGTGGCTGCCGGCGACGATTTACGAAATGGAATATCTCAAACCGGGCAATGTCATTCAAGGCTTGAGTATCATTGAGTCCCCTTCGACGACCTTCGTCGTTCCTCCAAACAGGCATGCCTATCTTGATCAACATCGGATTTTCCATTTGAAAAAAACGCCTCTTGCCAACAGTAAAGGAGGTTATTCATGATGGCCATTGTGTCTGAATCCATGGTGAGCAAACCGATCGGCTGGAACGGGAAAACACTGAAACAGATGCTGAAGGAATCGGAAGAAATCTTCGCAAAGACAGGCCGTTACTATGGCATCAGTACATTGGAGCTGAAGCAGCACGATCCGATTCGGTACGAGCGTTTGTTTGCCCGCATCCGCGGTGGCTTGGTCAACGCCCGGGAGACGGCGCTGAACATTTCCGCCTCGCCGATTGTCAAGGAAATCGGCGAACTGAGTTTCGCGCTATATACTCCGGAAGGGGATTCCGTCGCTTTGTCCACCGGCATTATTGTGCACGTGCATACGATGTCCGACGCGATCAAATTCATGATACGCCATGATTGGGAAATCAATCCTGGCATCCGGCCCGGTGATGTGTTCGGAAACAATGACTCCTTTATTGGCGACGTTCATAATGCTGATGTCCACACCCTGATTCCGATTTTTTACGGTCCGGAATTGATCGGCTGGGTAGGCGGCGTCGTCCATGTCATCGACGTTGGGGCTTCGCGCCCGGGAAGCATGGCGTACGGCCAAACGACCCGGTATGAGGACGGTCTCATCGTCAGTTGCGAAAAAATCGGTGAAAATGATGAGCTTTACGCCAGCTACGAGTTGCGGGCGAAAAAGGCGGTCCGCACGCCGATGTACTGGATGCTGGATGAGCGGACGCGACTGGCCGGATGCCAGATGGTGCGTGATGCCGTGCTTCGTATGATTGAGGAGGAAGGGATTGACGTTTACAAACAATTCATTCGGGAAGTGATCGAAGATGGACGGCTATCCTTTCGCCAACGTGTCAAAGAGATGCTTGTCCCAGGGATCTACGAAGCGCCATCGTTCATGGATGTTCCGTTTGGCGGGGAGGTGCGGATGCCCGCGCATGCGGCAAAGGATCAATTGATGCATGCGCCGCTGAAGGTTCTGGTGAAAGCTGACGGCGAATTGGAGCTTGATTTGAATGGAGCCAACAAATGGGGATACCACTCGTTCAATTGTCCTCCCAGCGCGATGCAGGGAGCGCTCTGGGTTCAGTTGACGCAAACCCTGATTCCGAACGATAAGGTCAACGACGGGGCCTATCTGGCTTCCAACATTCGTCTGCCGAAAGGATCATGGGCGAATCCGGACAATGAGACGTTGTCCACGACGCTGTCATGGCTGTTTCTCATTCCTTCGTTTACGGGCATGATTCGGAGTTTGGGCCGTGCTTACCAGGCGCGGGGATATGTGGAGGAGATCACGGCGGGATATCCGGGCACATGGAACCTTACCCAGGGAGGGGGAGTCAACCAATTTGGGCTTGATTCCGCGTTTACGAGCTTTGAACACTCTTGTCAAGGAACGGGGGCCGGTTTCATCAAGGACGG from Bacillus thermozeamaize carries:
- a CDS encoding HNH endonuclease codes for the protein MFYNDPIDLSTDVWIELLKDKEVTKESDFKVLKMIYESEHHEMRAAEIAARLQLPHHSVINSQMVRFSKRVVAKTGIQPPLRRNGTVRWWHVPFLGYEKRGKFPWIMRPELVMAFDAILESNPDTELVFMGEISTEEKPVYSEGAVYPVYVDRYERSRKARNACIQHYGSQCVICGFDFEKVYGPIGKNKIHVHHLTPLSEIQGEYEVDPIRDLRPVCPNCHLIIHSKKVPFTVEEVKNMLRKACKMD
- a CDS encoding acetone carboxylase subunit beta yields the protein MKRHAKILAIDAGGTMTDTFIIDDKGEFVVGKAQTTPEDESVGFANSARDGLKYWGMMPEEAFPSIVSGIYSGTAMLNRLLERKGRRIGLIVTKGQEDYLRLERGLQTYLGYSYSDRLHLVTHHHNPPLVPRQRIRGVTERIDLFGDVIIPLYEQDVYTAVAELLDQQIEGLCVNLLYSYRNPAHEQRVRDIALEVMKRRNMEVPIFLASELYPVRRDFPRLNTLLVEAYAAEPSRGQLQKVNEKAKELGAKFEIRVMASHGGTIGIDSKELAPTLVSGPIGGVIGGKYLAEKLGFKNVVCTDIGGTSFDLALITNGEYHIKNTPDIARFILSLPLVQIDSVGAGTGTYVRVNPTSNRIELGPDSAGYRIGVSYEDGGVDRPTISDCNLVLGLLNPDYFLGGDVKLNKQRAIEVIEQQIARPLGLDVYEAASGVVRLFEDSLRNQVVAMVLGKGYAPVNYALLSYGGGGPLHVGGYTEGLDFEDVLIPAWAAGFSAFGCACADFEYRYDRTVDLAIEGIAAGRDPMDIAAELNQVWKELEHRVVSQFEKSGISSDQIVFRHGVRMQYQGQLNDLEFYTKKGEIKSPQDLSDIVADFENLYGKIYARSAKSPELGYLITTAIVTGIVPVEKPRLPEESLSSPEPDESAVKGTRQVYWHGEWLPATIYEMEYLKPGNVIQGLSIIESPSTTFVVPPNRHAYLDQHRIFHLKKTPLANSKGGYS
- a CDS encoding acetone carboxylase subunit alpha, with the protein product MAIVSESMVSKPIGWNGKTLKQMLKESEEIFAKTGRYYGISTLELKQHDPIRYERLFARIRGGLVNARETALNISASPIVKEIGELSFALYTPEGDSVALSTGIIVHVHTMSDAIKFMIRHDWEINPGIRPGDVFGNNDSFIGDVHNADVHTLIPIFYGPELIGWVGGVVHVIDVGASRPGSMAYGQTTRYEDGLIVSCEKIGENDELYASYELRAKKAVRTPMYWMLDERTRLAGCQMVRDAVLRMIEEEGIDVYKQFIREVIEDGRLSFRQRVKEMLVPGIYEAPSFMDVPFGGEVRMPAHAAKDQLMHAPLKVLVKADGELELDLNGANKWGYHSFNCPPSAMQGALWVQLTQTLIPNDKVNDGAYLASNIRLPKGSWANPDNETLSTTLSWLFLIPSFTGMIRSLGRAYQARGYVEEITAGYPGTWNLTQGGGVNQFGLDSAFTSFEHSCQGTGAGFIKDGEGYCAAMWNPEGDMGDIEAWEQLEPLLYLGRRVKPQTAGMGKYRGGPGYESLRMVWKTRHQVIFNVGEGHVFHGCGIFGGYPGNTGYRHNMHKTNLRKLIDEKRPLPCREGNPEDSEMSKYVDAQYEEFDGRALTLETNFEEYDLYLSVQRGGPGLGDPLERDPKAVEEDLNEEFLLPQYAEKVYGAVIAQDESGNWHVDVAATEKRRAEMRQERARRAVPVAQWMERERERILRQDFIPPVKDMYRSSMELSEEWAKHFRTFWNLPEDFAFGSEQFERSV